From one Azospirillum ramasamyi genomic stretch:
- the hglS gene encoding 2-oxoadipate dioxygenase/decarboxylase HglS — protein MSAQSSISLGFISPDAIRTLFSNAMSEMYRTEVPAYQTLVELVRKVNEAVLAADPAERHRLETAGGLARITEERHGAIRLGTAHELSTMRRLFAVMGMQPVGYYDLSEAGVPVHSTAFRPVTDEALSRNPFRVFTSLLRLDLIADAGLRQEAERVLAARSIFTDGCLALIEKAEADGGLTEEDAARFVAEALETFRWHSRANVPADLYKRLHDAHRLIADVVSFKGPHINHLTPRTLDIDTVQRMMPEKGIAPKAVVEGPPTRRCPILLRQTSFKALSEPVDFRDGDGWRSGVHTARFGEIEQRGIALTPKGRALYDSLLQDSRRLVAPAADGSNAAAYMAALQEVFAPFPDSWDEIRRQQLGYFSYSLTDAGRRNPPATDADLEALIGAGLVRFDPVVYEDFLPVSAAGIFQSNLGDDAQQDFSASPNQQRFEADLGAPVLNPFDLYAEIERASIDACLSARSVATA, from the coding sequence ATGAGCGCCCAGAGTTCCATCAGCCTTGGTTTCATCAGCCCCGATGCGATCCGTACCCTGTTCTCCAACGCCATGTCGGAGATGTACCGGACGGAGGTTCCCGCCTATCAGACGCTCGTCGAGCTGGTTCGCAAGGTGAACGAGGCGGTGCTGGCCGCCGACCCGGCGGAACGCCACCGCCTGGAGACCGCCGGCGGCCTTGCCCGCATCACGGAGGAACGTCACGGCGCCATCCGGCTCGGCACCGCGCATGAGCTGTCCACCATGCGGCGCCTGTTCGCGGTGATGGGCATGCAGCCGGTCGGCTATTACGACCTGTCGGAAGCCGGTGTTCCCGTCCATTCCACCGCCTTCCGCCCGGTGACCGACGAGGCGCTGAGCCGCAATCCGTTCCGTGTCTTCACCTCGCTGCTGCGGCTCGACCTGATCGCCGATGCCGGCCTGCGGCAGGAGGCGGAACGGGTGCTGGCCGCCCGCAGCATCTTCACCGACGGCTGTCTCGCGCTGATCGAGAAGGCCGAGGCCGACGGCGGGCTGACGGAGGAGGACGCCGCCCGCTTCGTCGCGGAGGCGCTGGAAACCTTCCGCTGGCACAGCCGTGCCAATGTGCCGGCGGACCTCTACAAGCGGCTGCACGACGCACATCGGCTGATCGCCGACGTCGTCTCCTTCAAGGGGCCGCACATCAACCACTTGACCCCGCGCACGCTGGACATCGACACGGTGCAGCGGATGATGCCGGAAAAGGGCATCGCGCCCAAGGCGGTGGTGGAAGGCCCGCCGACCCGGCGCTGTCCCATCCTGCTGCGCCAGACCTCCTTCAAGGCGCTGAGCGAGCCGGTGGATTTCCGCGATGGCGACGGCTGGCGTTCGGGTGTCCACACCGCGCGTTTCGGCGAGATCGAACAGCGCGGCATCGCGCTGACGCCGAAGGGCCGTGCGCTGTATGACTCGCTGCTGCAGGATTCCCGCCGCCTGGTCGCCCCGGCGGCCGACGGGTCGAACGCCGCCGCCTACATGGCCGCCCTTCAGGAGGTCTTCGCCCCGTTCCCCGACAGCTGGGACGAAATCCGCCGCCAGCAGCTCGGCTATTTCAGCTATTCCCTGACCGATGCCGGACGCCGCAACCCGCCGGCAACCGATGCCGATCTCGAAGCGCTGATCGGGGCCGGTCTCGTCCGCTTCGATCCGGTGGTCTATGAGGACTTCCTGCCGGTCAGCGCCGCGGGCATCTTCCAATCCAACCTGGGCGACGATGCGCAGCAGGATTTCTCCGCCAGCCCGAACCAGCAGCGCTTCGAAGCCGATCTCGGCGCTCCGGTGCTGAATCCGTTCGACCTTTATGCGGAGATCGAACGGGCTTCCATCGACGCCTGCCTGTCGGCCAGGAGCGTAGCGACGGCGTAG
- a CDS encoding 2-hydroxychromene-2-carboxylate isomerase produces MPDPIDFYFDFASPYGYFASLRIDELAAKHGRSVTWHPVLLGAIFKVTGMKPNLQQPLRGEYLTHDVGRIARLTGTPFTFPDSAPVNGVAASRAFYWLTDEHPEQAKLLARALYHAHFAEGRDIGPADTVAEIAGRALGSLGIDRAAVTAALQDPMVKDRLRTETDDAVERGVFGSPFIIVDDEPFWGWDRLDMVDRWLATGGW; encoded by the coding sequence GTGCCGGATCCCATCGATTTCTATTTCGACTTCGCGTCGCCCTACGGCTACTTCGCCAGCCTGCGCATCGACGAGTTGGCGGCGAAGCATGGCCGTTCCGTCACCTGGCACCCGGTCCTGCTCGGCGCCATCTTCAAGGTGACGGGCATGAAGCCCAACCTGCAGCAGCCGTTGCGCGGCGAGTATCTGACCCACGATGTCGGCCGCATCGCCCGGCTGACCGGCACGCCCTTCACCTTCCCCGACTCGGCCCCGGTCAACGGCGTCGCCGCCTCGCGCGCCTTCTACTGGCTGACCGACGAGCATCCCGAGCAGGCGAAGCTTCTGGCCCGCGCGCTCTATCATGCGCATTTCGCCGAAGGGCGCGACATCGGCCCGGCCGACACGGTGGCGGAGATCGCCGGCCGGGCTCTCGGCAGCCTGGGCATCGACCGGGCGGCGGTGACGGCGGCGCTGCAGGATCCGATGGTCAAGGACCGACTGCGCACGGAAACCGACGACGCGGTGGAGCGGGGCGTCTTCGGCTCTCCCTTCATCATCGTCGACGACGAGCCCTTCTGGGGCTGGGACCGGCTCGACATGGTCGACCGCTGGCTCGCCACCGGCGGCTGGTGA
- a CDS encoding response regulator: MHILAVDDDEPIRELLASYLAGEGYRVTTAHDTASAKQALDGEPVDLVVCDLRLPDGDGLGLVRQIRTDSQIPVIILSSKDQDVDRIVGLELGADDYLTKPFNPRELLARIKAVLRRVSNDVRPLRNPDELRAVVQFANWELDLTAQRLRGQEGREVELTKAEFGLLAAFVKRPQRVLTRDQLLDLTRVDGAEVFDRSIDVLILRLRRKIEANPKEPRIIKTERGAGYVFDAKVRTV; this comes from the coding sequence ATGCACATTCTCGCGGTCGACGACGATGAGCCGATTCGAGAGCTTTTGGCCTCATATCTGGCGGGGGAAGGCTACCGTGTCACCACGGCGCACGACACCGCTTCGGCCAAGCAGGCCCTGGACGGCGAACCCGTCGACCTCGTGGTCTGCGACCTGCGCCTGCCCGACGGCGACGGACTGGGACTCGTCCGTCAGATCCGCACCGATTCGCAGATTCCCGTCATCATCCTGTCGTCCAAGGACCAGGATGTCGACCGCATCGTCGGGCTGGAGCTGGGCGCCGACGACTACCTGACCAAGCCCTTCAACCCGCGCGAACTGCTGGCCCGCATCAAGGCGGTGCTGCGCCGCGTTTCCAACGACGTGCGTCCGCTGCGCAACCCGGACGAACTGCGTGCCGTCGTGCAGTTCGCCAACTGGGAGCTCGACCTCACCGCCCAGCGCCTGCGCGGGCAGGAGGGGCGCGAGGTGGAGCTGACCAAGGCGGAGTTCGGCCTGCTCGCCGCATTCGTGAAACGGCCGCAACGGGTGCTGACCCGCGACCAGCTGCTCGACCTCACCCGCGTCGACGGGGCGGAGGTGTTCGACCGCTCCATCGATGTGCTGATCCTGCGCCTGCGCCGCAAGATCGAGGCGAACCCGAAGGAGCCGCGCATCATCAAGACCGAACGCGGCGCCGGCTACGTCTTCGACGCCAAGGTGCGCACGGTCTGA
- a CDS encoding NAD(P)/FAD-dependent oxidoreductase — protein MLNDPRSHGLWERTAPAAPPTAPLTGAVRADVVIVGAGYTGLSAALHLAESGVDAVVVEAVEIGFGGAGRNVGLVNAGMWVMPDQLVSTLGPVYGERLIELLGNAPRVVFDLITKHAIACEDERSGTLHCGVGPAGLRELEQRAAIWQKRGAPVRLLDAAETAEKVGTRAYTGSLLDLRAGTIQPLAYARGLAAAAVKAGARIFTRSPVESASESGGKWEVKTATGSVLADWVIVATDAYSIGPWVQLRTEQVHLPYFNLATEPLSEPMRKAILPERQGVWDTKSVLSSYRFDRQGRLVFGSVGALRGTGIAIHRAWAQRSLAALFPQLGPVRFESEWYGQIGMTRDNLPRFHRLDRNVIGFSGYNGRGIAPGTVLGRCLADRITGKLTDAELPLPDTALETIPGRAVREAAYEYGAQATHLIGARLPGRI, from the coding sequence ATGCTGAACGATCCGCGGTCGCATGGGCTTTGGGAACGGACGGCACCGGCGGCGCCGCCGACCGCGCCGCTGACCGGCGCGGTCAGGGCGGACGTGGTGATCGTCGGCGCCGGCTACACCGGCCTGTCGGCCGCCCTGCATCTGGCGGAGAGCGGTGTCGATGCGGTGGTGGTGGAGGCGGTGGAGATCGGCTTCGGCGGCGCCGGACGCAATGTCGGTCTGGTCAACGCCGGCATGTGGGTGATGCCCGACCAGCTCGTCAGCACGCTGGGGCCGGTCTATGGAGAGCGGCTGATCGAACTGCTCGGCAATGCTCCGCGCGTGGTGTTCGACCTCATCACCAAACACGCCATCGCCTGCGAGGACGAGCGCAGCGGCACCCTCCATTGCGGAGTCGGCCCCGCGGGCTTGCGCGAGTTGGAGCAGCGGGCGGCGATCTGGCAGAAGCGCGGAGCGCCCGTGCGCCTGCTCGACGCCGCAGAAACGGCGGAGAAGGTCGGTACCAGGGCCTACACCGGCTCGCTCCTCGACCTGCGGGCCGGCACCATCCAGCCGCTCGCCTATGCCCGCGGGCTGGCCGCCGCCGCCGTGAAGGCGGGTGCCCGCATCTTCACGCGCAGCCCTGTCGAGTCGGCAAGCGAGTCCGGCGGCAAATGGGAGGTGAAGACGGCGACCGGCAGCGTGCTTGCCGATTGGGTGATCGTCGCCACCGACGCCTACAGCATCGGTCCCTGGGTGCAGCTTCGCACCGAGCAGGTCCACCTGCCCTACTTCAATCTGGCGACGGAGCCGCTGTCCGAACCCATGCGGAAAGCCATCCTGCCGGAGCGGCAGGGGGTGTGGGACACCAAATCGGTGCTCAGCTCCTACCGGTTCGACCGTCAGGGCCGGCTGGTGTTCGGCAGTGTCGGCGCCTTGCGCGGAACCGGGATCGCCATCCATCGGGCCTGGGCGCAACGCTCTCTGGCCGCTCTGTTCCCGCAACTCGGCCCGGTACGCTTCGAGTCCGAATGGTATGGGCAGATCGGGATGACCAGGGACAACCTGCCCCGTTTTCACCGGCTGGACCGCAACGTGATCGGCTTCAGCGGCTACAACGGCCGCGGCATCGCGCCCGGCACGGTTCTCGGCCGCTGCCTTGCCGACCGCATCACCGGCAAACTCACCGACGCGGAGTTGCCGCTTCCCGACACGGCCCTGGAAACGATCCCTGGCCGTGCAGTGCGCGAAGCCGCCTATGAATACGGCGCGCAGGCGACCCACCTCATCGGCGCGCGGCTGCCGGGACGGATTTGA
- a CDS encoding DUF1489 family protein: MPLHLIKLAVGVRDLDHLAELQDRRATVTAGGETRIPVYTRRLPKRGDELLAGGSIYWVIKGSVLVRQPILAIDTDTDEEGESYCTLHLAAERVPTVPTAHRPFQGWRYLTAEAAPQDLSAAGGAGDELPAEMAAELRALGLL; the protein is encoded by the coding sequence ATGCCTCTCCACCTCATCAAGCTCGCCGTCGGTGTCCGCGACCTGGACCATCTGGCGGAGCTTCAGGACCGCCGCGCCACCGTCACCGCCGGAGGCGAGACCCGCATCCCCGTCTACACCCGCCGTCTGCCCAAGCGCGGCGACGAGCTGCTGGCCGGCGGTTCGATCTACTGGGTGATCAAGGGCAGCGTCCTGGTCCGCCAGCCGATCCTCGCCATCGACACCGATACCGACGAGGAAGGGGAGAGCTACTGCACCCTGCATCTCGCCGCCGAGCGTGTCCCGACGGTGCCGACCGCGCACCGTCCGTTCCAGGGCTGGCGCTATCTGACGGCGGAGGCCGCTCCCCAGGATCTGTCCGCGGCGGGCGGGGCAGGGGATGAACTGCCGGCCGAGATGGCGGCGGAGTTGCGGGCGCTCGGCCTGCTCTGA
- a CDS encoding LysR family transcriptional regulator — protein sequence MQSPRRFLPSLSLLTAFEAAARTGSITAAAKELSLTQSAVSRQIKALEELLEVELFHRERQTIRLTAGGEYYVREVRDALRKISTASLNLRANPYGGTLSIAILPTFGARWLTPRLPKFLAANPGVTINLVTRMAPFDFRLDPVDVAIHFGRPEWPGGEMALLRRETVIPACSRDLRDRFGFRQPGDLRLAPLLHLTSRPDAWERWLTLHDTPADGVHGMLFDQFGTAIQATVAGLGVALLPLFLIGEELHSGQLVPALDLPMESGDAYHVVWPSERTGYPPLAAFRDWILEEARDDGLDDSRPHHELSSSTR from the coding sequence ATGCAGAGCCCCCGCCGCTTCCTCCCCTCCCTGTCCCTTCTGACCGCCTTCGAAGCGGCGGCGCGGACCGGCAGCATCACCGCGGCGGCGAAGGAACTGTCGCTGACCCAGAGCGCCGTCAGCCGCCAGATCAAGGCGCTGGAGGAGCTGCTGGAGGTTGAACTCTTCCACCGCGAACGGCAGACCATCCGCCTGACTGCGGGCGGGGAGTATTATGTGCGCGAGGTCCGCGATGCGTTGCGCAAGATCAGCACCGCGTCGCTGAACCTGCGCGCCAACCCCTATGGCGGCACGCTGAGCATCGCGATCCTGCCGACCTTCGGCGCCCGCTGGCTGACGCCGCGGCTGCCGAAATTCCTGGCTGCGAATCCAGGCGTGACCATCAATCTGGTGACGCGGATGGCGCCTTTCGATTTCCGGCTGGATCCGGTCGACGTGGCGATCCATTTCGGCAGGCCGGAATGGCCGGGCGGGGAGATGGCGCTGCTGCGCCGGGAGACGGTCATTCCCGCCTGCAGCCGTGATCTGCGCGACCGCTTCGGCTTCCGGCAGCCCGGCGATCTGCGCCTTGCCCCGCTGCTGCACCTGACCAGTCGTCCCGATGCGTGGGAACGCTGGCTGACCCTGCACGACACGCCCGCCGATGGGGTGCATGGCATGCTGTTCGACCAGTTCGGCACCGCCATTCAGGCGACCGTTGCCGGGCTGGGGGTCGCACTGCTGCCGCTTTTCCTGATTGGGGAGGAGTTGCACTCGGGCCAACTGGTCCCCGCGCTCGACCTGCCGATGGAGAGCGGCGATGCCTATCATGTCGTGTGGCCGTCGGAACGGACGGGCTATCCGCCGCTTGCCGCTTTCCGCGACTGGATACTGGAAGAAGCCCGGGATGACGGCCTGGACGACAGCCGGCCGCATCATGAGCTTTCCTCATCAACTCGGTAA
- a CDS encoding putative bifunctional diguanylate cyclase/phosphodiesterase, translating into MTPFPPLLPTLSREEDRLAALQRHELLDTPEEPAFDQITRLAAKLLKVPIALISLVDRDRQWFKSRVGLAVRETPREQAFCAHALQSDSLFVVGDASRDHRFAANPLVTGHPHIRFYAGAPLRTADGLTLGTICVIDNRPRPALSPEEEEALRDLSAMVMAHIEARRAVGYLHPVTSLSNRFRFLADIDALLADPAIRDRARLTVVTVDTAASQQYAELTRVLGQVSADAFEIDCARRIAACLPERTRLYHVSPARFACILVDQPESGLAATLDRIGSAIRSPFLYQGVPIATSTGIGFVHHPDRPAGSVELLRAATSAAHQSLETQKPWCAYDEEQDRASLRAFLLLRSLTEALAAGEGAADTATQNGGQLHIAYQPKVDLRRNGCIGAEALLRWTHPELGPISPAEFVPLAERTALVRPLTEWVIRAVLIQIARWRRRGIALPVSINISMLDLGANDFADRVAAMLDRHGIQADWISFEVTESALMTDRAVVDRQLDQLRRLGIEVEIDDFGTGQSALSYLKDIPATAVKIDQRFIRSIATERSDQIMVRSTIELAHDLGYRVVAEGVETVEACDWLRLHGCDIGQGYLFSRPLAPAAFENWLAAGAFRPAAVVMA; encoded by the coding sequence ATGACGCCTTTTCCGCCCTTGCTTCCCACGCTGTCCCGCGAGGAGGACCGGCTTGCGGCACTTCAGCGCCACGAGTTGCTCGACACCCCTGAGGAACCGGCCTTCGACCAGATCACCCGCCTCGCCGCCAAGCTGCTGAAGGTGCCGATCGCGCTGATTTCTCTGGTGGACCGCGACCGGCAATGGTTCAAATCACGGGTCGGACTGGCGGTACGGGAAACACCGCGAGAGCAAGCCTTCTGCGCCCATGCGCTTCAGTCCGATTCCCTTTTCGTGGTCGGCGACGCCAGCCGGGACCATAGGTTCGCCGCCAACCCGCTGGTGACCGGCCATCCGCACATCCGGTTCTATGCCGGCGCCCCTCTGCGGACGGCGGACGGGCTGACACTCGGCACCATCTGCGTGATCGACAACCGCCCCCGCCCCGCCCTGTCGCCCGAGGAGGAAGAGGCCCTCCGCGACCTGTCGGCGATGGTGATGGCGCATATCGAGGCCCGGCGCGCGGTCGGCTACCTGCATCCCGTCACCTCGCTGTCGAACCGCTTCCGCTTCCTCGCGGACATCGACGCCCTGCTGGCCGATCCTGCCATCCGCGATCGCGCCCGCCTGACCGTGGTGACCGTCGACACCGCTGCGTCCCAGCAATATGCCGAACTGACCCGGGTGCTTGGCCAGGTCAGCGCCGATGCGTTCGAGATCGATTGCGCCCGCCGCATCGCCGCCTGCCTGCCGGAACGCACCCGGCTTTACCATGTGTCGCCGGCCCGCTTCGCCTGCATCCTCGTCGACCAGCCGGAGAGCGGGTTGGCGGCCACGCTCGACCGGATCGGTTCCGCCATCCGCAGCCCCTTCCTTTACCAGGGGGTGCCGATCGCGACCTCCACCGGCATCGGCTTCGTCCATCATCCCGACAGGCCGGCGGGAAGCGTGGAACTGCTACGGGCCGCCACCAGTGCCGCCCATCAGTCGCTGGAGACACAGAAGCCCTGGTGCGCGTATGACGAGGAACAGGACCGCGCCTCCCTCCGCGCCTTCCTGCTGCTGAGGAGCCTGACGGAAGCGCTCGCCGCCGGGGAGGGAGCGGCGGACACGGCCACGCAGAACGGCGGCCAATTGCACATCGCCTACCAGCCCAAGGTGGATCTGCGCAGGAATGGCTGCATCGGGGCGGAGGCGCTGCTGCGCTGGACCCATCCTGAGTTGGGGCCGATCTCGCCGGCCGAGTTCGTGCCGCTGGCGGAGCGGACGGCGCTGGTACGCCCGCTGACGGAATGGGTGATCCGGGCGGTGCTGATCCAGATCGCACGGTGGCGCCGACGCGGGATCGCGCTGCCGGTCTCCATCAACATCTCGATGCTCGACCTGGGGGCCAACGACTTCGCCGACCGGGTGGCCGCCATGCTGGACCGGCACGGGATACAGGCGGACTGGATCAGTTTCGAGGTGACGGAAAGCGCTCTGATGACCGACCGGGCCGTCGTCGACCGGCAGCTCGACCAGTTGCGCCGGCTGGGAATCGAGGTCGAAATCGACGATTTCGGCACCGGCCAGAGCGCGCTGTCCTACCTGAAGGACATCCCGGCGACGGCGGTGAAGATCGACCAGCGCTTCATCCGCTCCATCGCCACCGAGCGCAGCGACCAGATCATGGTCCGCTCGACCATCGAGCTCGCCCACGATCTCGGTTATCGCGTGGTGGCGGAGGGGGTGGAAACCGTCGAGGCCTGTGACTGGCTGCGCCTGCACGGCTGCGACATCGGGCAGGGCTATCTGTTCTCCCGCCCGCTGGCGCCGGCGGCCTTCGAGAACTGGCTGGCGGCGGGCGCTTTCCGGCCCGCCGCCGTGGTTATGGCGTGA
- a CDS encoding CBS domain-containing protein, with the protein MRAIDLMTPRVITIGTDATVSDAAKKMLENNISGMPVVDTAGKVVGIISEGDLLRRVELGTERHRSWWLRLLSGGTLPAEDFIKSHARKVTDVMTSHVTTVDENASPEEVVRLMETRRIKRVPVVRQGKLVGIISRANLLRALASVSQETAEAAPDDRVLKERVAAAVEELSWDARSHDAIVVRNGVVHLWGFISSESQRDAIRVAAESVPGVKGVENNIQVVNPAESGAWRL; encoded by the coding sequence ATGAGGGCTATCGATCTGATGACGCCGCGCGTCATCACCATCGGCACTGACGCAACCGTCTCCGATGCGGCCAAGAAGATGCTGGAGAACAACATCAGCGGCATGCCCGTGGTGGATACCGCCGGCAAGGTGGTCGGCATCATCAGCGAGGGAGACCTGCTGCGCCGGGTGGAACTGGGGACCGAGCGCCACCGCTCCTGGTGGCTGAGGCTGTTGTCCGGCGGCACGCTGCCGGCGGAGGATTTCATCAAGTCCCATGCCCGCAAGGTCACGGACGTCATGACCTCCCACGTCACCACCGTCGACGAAAACGCCTCGCCCGAGGAGGTCGTGCGGTTGATGGAGACGCGCCGGATCAAGCGCGTGCCGGTGGTCCGCCAGGGCAAGCTGGTCGGCATCATCAGCCGGGCGAATCTGCTGCGCGCACTGGCCAGCGTCTCGCAGGAGACAGCGGAGGCGGCCCCCGACGACCGTGTGCTGAAGGAGCGTGTTGCCGCAGCGGTGGAGGAGTTGTCCTGGGATGCGCGGTCGCACGACGCCATCGTCGTCCGCAACGGCGTCGTCCATCTCTGGGGCTTCATCAGCAGCGAGTCCCAGCGCGATGCCATACGCGTCGCGGCGGAAAGCGTTCCCGGAGTGAAGGGCGTCGAGAACAACATCCAGGTCGTCAACCCGGCGGAAAGCGGGGCTTGGAGGCTGTAA
- a CDS encoding ion channel — protein MGRANRYSGIASATAAHRTWTPSRPAPFLLLDAGLPFEGFFQQSARLVLPAFAFLTFHSVCIIPFGAIHTIMDRFMAEPNFVIEGVRRDISLAEGIHFSIVTFATVGCGDIHPVSGPVRLVLLHRDHHGGAAASVRLQRSSAMPGGRMPGPQRSSLKAGDIRA, from the coding sequence TTGGGGCGGGCAAACCGGTATAGCGGCATCGCGTCGGCGACGGCGGCACACAGAACATGGACGCCCAGTCGGCCGGCGCCGTTTCTCCTGCTCGATGCCGGCCTGCCGTTCGAAGGCTTCTTCCAGCAATCGGCCCGCCTCGTCCTGCCGGCCTTCGCCTTTCTGACCTTCCATTCGGTCTGCATCATCCCGTTCGGCGCCATCCACACCATCATGGACCGCTTCATGGCGGAGCCGAACTTCGTGATCGAAGGCGTCCGGCGCGACATCAGCCTCGCCGAGGGCATCCATTTTTCCATCGTGACCTTCGCCACGGTCGGCTGTGGCGACATCCATCCGGTGTCCGGCCCGGTGCGTCTGGTCTTGCTGCATCGAGATCATCATGGGGGTGCTGCTGCTTCTGTTCGGCTTCAGCGCTCATCGGCCATGCCCGGCGGTCGGATGCCAGGACCGCAACGATCCTCTCTGAAGGCGGGCGACATTCGTGCATAG